The following are encoded together in the Mesoterricola sediminis genome:
- a CDS encoding 2-oxoacid:ferredoxin oxidoreductase subunit beta: MTTSATAPVPTNQLGLTKQDYVGAKSTLCPGCGHDAITAQIIQAAWEMNLEPHRVAKLSGIGCSSKTPTYFMSQAWGFNSVHGRAAAVCTGAALANRSLLNIVASGDGDSMSIGMGQLVHMIRRNVPVVYIIEDNGVYGLTKGQFSATADVGSTLKHGDVNEIQPIDPCTLAMELGCGFVARSFSGNPKQLGTILKAALAYEGTALIDVISPCVTFNNHDSSTKSYKNAKDREIPLQELGFIPYYDHEEMELDAGQAMEVGLPDGSRLTFRSVGKDFDVTDRLKAMKEIHEAHARGEFLTGIFHIETGKPILHDYTHTVEEPLATIAQDKVKPGREVLEACMRELM, from the coding sequence ATGACCACTTCCGCCACCGCCCCCGTCCCCACCAACCAGCTCGGCCTCACCAAGCAGGACTACGTGGGCGCCAAGTCCACCCTCTGTCCCGGCTGCGGCCACGACGCCATCACCGCCCAGATCATCCAGGCCGCCTGGGAGATGAACCTGGAACCCCACCGGGTCGCCAAGCTCAGCGGCATCGGCTGCTCCTCCAAGACGCCCACCTACTTCATGAGCCAGGCCTGGGGCTTCAACAGCGTCCACGGCCGCGCCGCCGCGGTCTGCACCGGCGCGGCCCTGGCCAACCGCAGCCTGCTCAACATCGTCGCCTCCGGCGACGGCGACTCCATGTCCATCGGCATGGGTCAGCTCGTGCACATGATCCGCCGCAACGTCCCCGTGGTCTACATCATCGAGGACAACGGCGTCTACGGCCTCACCAAGGGCCAGTTCAGCGCCACCGCCGACGTGGGCTCCACCCTCAAGCACGGCGACGTGAACGAGATCCAGCCCATCGACCCCTGCACCCTGGCCATGGAGCTGGGCTGCGGCTTCGTCGCCCGCTCCTTCAGCGGCAACCCGAAGCAGCTGGGCACCATCCTCAAGGCCGCCCTGGCCTACGAGGGCACGGCCCTCATCGACGTCATCAGCCCCTGCGTGACCTTCAACAACCACGACAGCTCCACCAAGAGCTACAAGAACGCCAAGGACCGGGAGATCCCCCTCCAGGAGCTGGGCTTCATCCCCTACTACGACCACGAGGAGATGGAGCTGGACGCGGGCCAGGCCATGGAAGTCGGCCTGCCCGACGGCTCCCGCCTCACCTTCCGGAGCGTGGGCAAGGACTTCGACGTCACCGACCGCCTGAAGGCCATGAAGGAGATCCACGAGGCCCACGCCCGCGGCGAGTTCCTCACCGGCATCTTCCACATCGAGACCGGCAAACCCATCCTCCACGACTACACCCACACCGTGGAGGAACCCCTGGCCACGATCGCCCAGGACAAGGTCAAACCCGGCCGCGAGGTGCTGGAGGCCTGCATGAGGGAGTTGATGTAG